In Salvelinus namaycush isolate Seneca chromosome 37, SaNama_1.0, whole genome shotgun sequence, the following are encoded in one genomic region:
- the LOC120030781 gene encoding single-minded homolog 1-A-like: MKEKSKNAARTRREKENSEFYELAKLLPLPSAITSQLDKASIIRLTTSYLKMRIVFPEGLGESWGHVSRTRSLDNVGRELGSHLLQTLDGFIFVVAPDGKIMYISETASVHLGLSQVELTGNSIYEYIHPADHDEMTAVLTAHQPSHSHFVQEHEMERSFFLRMKCVLAKRNAGLTCGGYKVIHCSGYLKIRQYSLDMSPFDGCYQNVGLVAVGHSLPPSAVTEIKLHSNMFMFRASLDMKLIFLDSRVAELTGYEPQDLIEKTLYHHVHSCDSFHLRCAHHLLLVKGQVTTKYYRFLAKQGGWVWVQSYATIVHNSRSSRPHCIVSVNYVLTDTEYKGLQLSLDQVTDTKPSFPFSSTPTSLTENRRAPKSRVSRAKAKTRLSPYTQYAGFQAERSESDQDSPWAGSPLTDSASPQLLEHGEGLGTSCAYRQFSEPRPLCYSLPITEEQHHHHTSSDSHSHLDTHGHKQTCERGRCEAGRYFLGAPQGGREAWWGAARSVLPLAKTSSLENGEGYESSVPHITSIHSLHNRGQWDQDSVVSSPDGGSASDSGDRYRADYFRASPQEPSKIETLIRATQQMIKEEENRLQHRSKLHPDTDTPLGPANGLPKGPGPCFTTDYPQGVLQSVLCRGLGQVISPGSSPAPLSRLSSPGSDHHLPKPKNYLQQTGQTDLSPLSQPLHHQLGRPGPCSSSSPTPAPALYPSHPQTQTGRPYLDKQAATYSLTGYALEHLYDTESLRDFCSSAGSTHYDVTSHLRMQAEQGPGHKGTSVIITNGS, encoded by the exons atgaaagaaAAATCGAAAAATGCTGCCCGGACTCGACGGGAAAAGGAAAATAGTGAATTCTATGAGCTGGCCAAACTATTGCCTTTACCCTCTGCCATCACGTCTCAGCTTGATAAAGCTTCAATTATTCGACTCACAACAAGTTACTTGAAAATGAGAATTGTTTTTCCTGAAG GGCTGGGAGAGTCCTGGGGCCACGTGAGTCGGACCAGATCTCTGGATAATGTTGGGCGAGAGCTGGGATCACATCTGTTACAG ACGTTGGACGGGTTCATTTTTGTGGTTGCTCCGGACGGGAAAATAATGTACATATCTGAAACAGCATCGGTCCATTTGGGATTATCACAG GTAGAGCTGACGGGAAATAGTATTTACGAGTACATCCACCCCGCTGACCACGACGAAATGACAGCCGTGCTGACAGCTCACCAACCCTCCCACTCGCACTTTGTCCAAG AACATGAAATGGAACGTTCGTTCTTCTTGAGAATGAAATGCGTCCTCGCGAAAAGAAATGCTGGTCTGACATGTGGTGGATACAAG GTGATCCACTGCAGCGGGTACCTAAAGATCCGTCAGTACAGCCTGGACATGTCTCCATTTGATGGCTGCTATCAGAACGTGGGCTTGGTGGCGGTGGGCCACTCTCTACCCCCTAGCGCTGTCACTGAAATCAAACTACACAGCAACATGTTCATGTTCAGAGCCAGCCTGGATATGAAGCTCATCTTCCTCGACTCCAG GGTAGCTGAGCTGACAGGCTATGAGCCCCAGGATCTTATAGAGAAGACGCTCTATCACCATGTCCATAGCTGTGACTCCTTCCACCTGAGATGTGCACACCACTTGT tgctgGTGAAAGGCCAAGTGACCACTAAGTACTATAGGTTCCTGGCTAAGCAGGGTGGCTGGGTTTGGGTCCAGAGCTATGCCACCATCGTACACAACAGCCGTTCCTCCAGACCCCACTGTATCGTCAGTGTCAACTACGTCCTCAC GGATACTGAGTATAAAGGACTCCAGCTGTCTCTGGACCAGGTGACAGACACCAAGCCCTCCTTTCCCTTCAGCAgtactcccaccagcctcactGAGAACCGCAGAGCACCCAAGAGCAGAGTGTCCCGAGCCAAGGCCAAGACCCGACTGTCCCCCTACACACAG TACGCTGGTTTCCAGGCCGAGCGGTCAGAGTCGGACCAGGACAGCCCTTGGGCCGGATCTCCCCTCACAGACTCTGCTTCCCCTCAGCTGCTGGAGCACGGTGAGGGGCTTGGCACCTCCTGTGCCTACAGGCAGTTCTCCGAGCCACGTCCCCTCTGCTACAGCCTCCCAATCACTGAggagcaacaccaccaccacacctccagcGACAGCCACTCCCACCTCGACACACACGGCCACAAGCAGACGTGCGAGCGGGGCCGCTGTGAGGCAGGGAGGTACTTCCTGGGTGCTCCCCAGGGTGGGAGAGAGGCGTGGTGGGGAGCTGCCCGCTCTGTGCTGCCCCTGGCCAAGACCTCATCCCTGGAGAATGGAGAGGGATATGAGAGCAGCGTGCCCCACATCACATCCATCCACAGTCTGCATA ACCGTGGCCAATGGGACCAAGACAGTGTGGTCAGCTCGCCAGACGGGGGCTCCGCCAGCGACTCTGGGGACCGTTACCGCGCAGACTACTTCCGGGCCAGCCCCCAGGAGCCGAGCAAGATCGAGACCCTGATCCGAGCCACGCAGCAGATGATCAAGGAGGAGGAGAATCGTCTGCAGCACCGCAGCAAGCTCCACCCAGACACTGACACTCCTCTAGGGCCTGCCAACGGCCTCCCGAAGGGCCCCGGCCCCTGCTTCACCACCGACTACCCTCAGGGGGTGCTACAGAGTGTGTTGTGCCGTGGCCTGGGTCAGGTGATCAGCCCCGGATCAAGCCCTGCCCCTCTCTCCAGGCTCAGTAGCCCAGGCTCTGACCACCACCTCCCCAAGCCCAAAAACTACCTCcagcagacaggacagacagacctgtCCCCTCTCTCCCAGCCCCTGCACCACCAGCTTGGCCGTCCAGGCCCCTGCTCATCCTCCTCCCCTACCCCTGCCCCAGCCCTCTACCCTTCCCACCCCCAAACCCAAACGGGGAGGCCTTATCTGGACAAGCAAGCTGCTACCTACTCCCTGACGGGCTACGCTCTGGAGCACCTGTATGACACCGAGAGCCTCAGGGACTTCTGTTCCTCCGCTGGCTCCACCCACTACGACGTGACTTCACACCTGCGCATGCAGGCAGAGCAGGGGCCGGGACACAAGGGGACCTCCGTCATCATCACCAACGGCAGCTAA